The Budorcas taxicolor isolate Tak-1 chromosome 5, Takin1.1, whole genome shotgun sequence genome includes a window with the following:
- the WASHC1 gene encoding WASH complex subunit 1, whose amino-acid sequence MTPTGTQHSLAGQTYAVPLIQPDLRREEAIQQVADALQYLQKVSGDIFSRISQRVELSRSQLQAIGERVSLAQAKIEKIKGSKKAIKVFSSAKYPASEHLREYGSIFTGAQDPGLQRRPRHRIQSKHRPLDERALQEKLKFFPVCVNTKPEPEDEAEEGLGGLPSNISSVSSLLLFNTTENLYKKYVFLDPLAGAVTKTHVMLGAETEEKLFDAPLSISRREQLERQVPENYFYVPDLGQVPDIDVPSYLPDLPGVADDLMYSADLGPGIAPSAPGAIPELPTFHTEVAQPFKPDLEDGVLTARPPPPPPPPPPPAPAIQISVPPPPPPPQAVAPPGQPASGEDSGGASPSAPVQGAPKEVVDPSSGRATLLESIRQAGGIGKAKLRSVKERKLEKKKQKEQEQVRATTQGGDLMSDLFNKLAMRRKGISGKGPGSGASEGPGGAFARMSDSIPPLPPPHQPPGEEDEDDWES is encoded by the exons ATGACCCCCACGGGGACCCAGCATTCTTTGGCCGGTCAGACCTATGCAGTACCCCTCATTCAGCCAGACCTGCGGCGAGAGGAGGCCATCCAGCAGGTGGCAGATGCCCTGCAGTACCTACAGAAGGTCTCCGGAGACATCTTCAGCAG gaTCTCCCAGCGAGTAGAGCTCAGCCGGAGTCAGCTGCAGGCCATTGGGGAGAGGGTGTCCTTGGCCCAGGCCAAGATCGAGAAGATCAAGGGCAGCAAGAAAGCCATCAAG GTGTTCTCCAGCGCCAAGTACCCTGCCTCCGAGCACCTGCGGGAGTACGGCTCAATCTTCACAGGGGCCCAGGACCCCGGCCTGCAGAGGCGTCCCCGCCACAGGATCCAGAGCAAGCACCGCCCCCTGGATGAACGGGCCCTGCAG GAGAAGCTGAAattcttccctgtgtgtgtgaaCACCAAGCCAGAGCCTGAAGACGAGGCTGAGGAGGGGCTGGGCGGGCTCCCCAGCAACATCAGCTCTGTCAGCTCCCTGCTGCTCTTCAACACCACCGAGAACCT GTACAAGAAGTATGTCTTTCTGGACCCCCTGGCCGGTGCCGTCACAAAGACCCATGTGATGCTGGGGGCTGAGACAGAGGAGAAGCTGTTCGATGCCCCTTTGTCCATCAGCAGGAGAGAGCAGCTGGAGCGGCAG GTCCCAGAGAACTACTTCTACGTGCCCGACCTGGGCCAGGTGCCGGACATTGACGTGCCGTCCTACCTGCCTGACCTGCCAGGTGTGGCTGACGACCTCATGTACAGTGCGGATCTGGGCCCTGGCATCGCCCCCTCTGCCCCCGGTGCCATTCCTGAGCTGCCTACCTTCCACACGGAGGTGGCCCAGCCCTTCAAGCCAG ACCTCGAGGATGGGGTGCTGACGGCACGCCCACCACCCCCGCCACCTCCACCACCTCCCCCAGCTCCAGCCATACAGATCAGTGTCCCCCCGCCTCCGCCCCCGCCGCAGGCTGTGGCCCCGCCAGGACAGCCCGCCAGCGGGGAAGACAGCGGGGGTGCCTCCCCTTCAG CGCCAGTCCAAGGAGCGCCCAAGGAAGTGGTTGACCCCTCCAGTGGCCGGGCCACTCTGCTGGAGTCTATCCGCCAGGCCGGAGGCATCGGCAAGGCCAAGCTCCGCAGTGTGAAGGAGCGCAAGctggagaaaaagaagcagaaggagcaGGAGCAAG TGAGAGCCACCACCCAGGGCGGGGACCTGATGTCGGACCTTTTCAACAAGCTGGCCATGAGGCGCAAAG GTATCTCTGGGAAAGGACCTGGGTCCGGGGCCAGCGAGGGGCCGGGGGGGGCCTTCGCCCGGATGTCAGATTCCATCCCGCCCCTGCCTCCCCCACATCAGCCCCCGGGCGAGGAAGATGAGGATGACTGGGAGTCCTAG